In a genomic window of Lacrimispora sp. BS-2:
- a CDS encoding LysM peptidoglycan-binding domain-containing protein has product MIKQLIVLSLVVLLGSHFFGNSIMNALAGETEGAAAEKYYTSIEIQKGDSLWSIAGAYLENSGMTTAQYVKELKNINGLKEDTIHSGQYLTVMYFALDSDSGVR; this is encoded by the coding sequence ATGATAAAGCAATTGATTGTACTGTCACTGGTCGTTTTGCTTGGTTCCCATTTTTTTGGCAATTCCATAATGAATGCCCTGGCCGGAGAGACGGAAGGGGCGGCTGCCGAGAAGTATTATACCAGCATTGAGATACAAAAGGGGGACAGCTTATGGAGCATTGCCGGAGCGTATTTGGAAAACAGCGGTATGACCACTGCCCAATATGTGAAAGAATTAAAGAATATAAACGGATTAAAGGAAGATACCATTCACAGCGGACAGTATCTGACTGTCATGTACTTTGCATTAGATTCTGATTCAGGAGTAAGGTAA